One genomic region from Sphingobacterium sp. UGAL515B_05 encodes:
- a CDS encoding pyridoxal phosphate-dependent aminotransferase — MSTSSYLSDRINNLSESATLKMTKLGRELAAKGVNVISLSVGEPDFNTPEHVKDAAKKALDENWTRYSPVPGYPELRQAIVNKLKTENNLDYDISQIVVSTGAKQSLSNVILTLINPGDEVIIPTPYWVSYSEMVVLAEGKSVFINTEIDNNFKITPAQLEAAITPKTKLFMFSSPNNPTGTVYSKDELAALAEVFEKHPQVFILSDEIYEHINFVDKHESIAQFESIKDRVIIINGFSKAFAMTGWRLGYIAANKTIAAANDKLQGQTTSGTCSISQRAGIVAYEQGLESVNKMKEAFARRRQLVYDLLTEIPGVRTNLPEGAFYFFPEISSFFGKKDQDGNVIKNSSDLALYLLNVGHVATVGGDSFGNDNYIRLSYAASDESLIEALKRIKEALGKLA; from the coding sequence ATGAGCACATCATCATACTTATCAGACAGGATAAATAATTTGTCCGAATCGGCTACACTTAAAATGACCAAGTTGGGCCGCGAATTAGCAGCGAAAGGCGTTAATGTAATTAGCCTTAGCGTAGGTGAACCTGATTTCAACACCCCTGAGCATGTAAAAGATGCAGCGAAGAAAGCCCTAGATGAAAACTGGACGCGTTATTCGCCGGTACCGGGATACCCTGAATTGCGCCAGGCAATTGTAAACAAGTTGAAGACAGAAAACAATTTAGATTATGATATCTCTCAAATTGTTGTTTCTACAGGTGCGAAACAATCCCTGTCTAATGTAATTTTGACGTTGATCAACCCAGGTGATGAGGTAATTATCCCAACACCGTATTGGGTATCATACTCCGAAATGGTCGTTTTAGCAGAAGGAAAATCGGTATTTATCAATACAGAGATCGACAATAACTTTAAGATTACACCAGCACAATTGGAAGCGGCAATTACACCAAAAACCAAATTGTTTATGTTCTCTTCGCCAAACAACCCCACAGGAACAGTTTACAGCAAAGATGAATTGGCTGCATTAGCTGAAGTTTTCGAAAAACATCCACAGGTATTTATCCTATCCGATGAAATCTACGAGCATATCAACTTTGTAGACAAACACGAATCCATCGCACAATTTGAAAGCATCAAAGATAGAGTAATTATCATCAATGGCTTTTCAAAAGCATTTGCAATGACGGGATGGCGTTTAGGTTATATCGCTGCCAACAAAACCATTGCTGCCGCGAATGATAAATTACAAGGACAGACAACCTCAGGTACATGTTCAATTTCTCAACGTGCAGGAATCGTCGCTTATGAACAAGGATTAGAATCTGTCAACAAAATGAAAGAAGCTTTCGCTCGTCGTCGCCAATTGGTATACGATCTATTGACTGAAATCCCTGGCGTAAGAACAAATCTTCCAGAGGGCGCATTCTATTTCTTCCCAGAAATCTCTTCGTTCTTTGGTAAAAAAGACCAAGATGGTAATGTCATTAAAAACTCATCTGATTTGGCATTGTACTTATTGAATGTTGGTCACGTAGCTACAGTAGGTGGAGATTCATTCGGTAACGACAATTACATCCGCTTGTCTTATGCTGCTTCAGACGAAAGTTTGATTGAAGCTTTAAAAAGAATCAAAGAAGCATTAGGAAAACTGGCCTAA
- a CDS encoding M3 family metallopeptidase yields the protein MSILTEKFKTQHDTAPFSQIKNEDYIPAFDEAIQKTKDEVDAIVNNPETATFDNTIAAMSYSGQTLDRLSNIFFNLHSAETNADLEKIAQDVAPKLSALGNDITLNFDLFKRVKAVYDQKDQLTLTAEQTTLLEKSYKDFVRNGALLNDEQKEKLREIDAELSLLKLKFGENVLAETNAYQLLVTDEKDLAGLPEGAVEAAHALAKANEKEGWLFTLDFPSYLPFVTYADNRELRKEITLAAGRKAFQDNEHNNVDNVLKIVKLRFERANLLGYATHADFVLAERMAQNPSKVTEFLNDLLGKAKPAAVKEFAELSQFAKNMHGIDQLEKWDGAYYAEKLKQERFNLDDEKLKPYFKLENVLQGAFEVAHRLFGINFKEVDTIDTYHEEVQTFEVSKDNGELVAIFYADFFPRKGKRNGAWMTSFKPQYIQQGKQERPHVSIVCNFTRPTASKPSLLTFQEVTTLFHEFGHALHGMLADSTYPTLSGTSVYWDFVELPSQVMENWCYEKEALELFAKHYETGEVIPIELVEKIRESASFLEGMATMRQLSFGLLDMGWHGQDPTAISDLKAFEDQQFASTKLYPDVKDNAMSTAFSHIFNGGYSSGYYSYKWAEVLDADAFDYFKQNGIFNKEIATKFKDNILSKGGTEHPMVLYKRFRGQEPSVEPLLKRAGLIK from the coding sequence ATGAGTATTTTAACAGAAAAATTTAAAACGCAGCACGACACGGCTCCGTTTTCACAGATAAAAAACGAAGATTATATTCCCGCATTTGATGAGGCTATTCAGAAGACAAAAGATGAAGTAGATGCTATCGTCAACAATCCCGAAACGGCAACTTTCGACAATACCATCGCTGCTATGTCCTACTCTGGACAGACACTAGATCGTTTGTCCAATATCTTTTTCAATCTGCATTCCGCTGAAACCAATGCTGATCTCGAAAAGATCGCACAGGATGTCGCCCCAAAACTATCTGCTTTAGGCAATGATATCACCTTAAATTTCGATCTTTTCAAAAGGGTTAAGGCTGTATACGACCAGAAGGATCAACTGACATTGACGGCAGAGCAAACCACCTTATTGGAAAAATCCTATAAGGATTTTGTACGCAACGGCGCACTTTTAAATGATGAACAGAAAGAAAAGCTCCGCGAAATAGATGCCGAGCTATCGCTTTTAAAATTGAAATTCGGGGAGAATGTCCTGGCCGAAACCAATGCCTATCAGCTGTTGGTAACAGACGAAAAAGATCTTGCTGGACTTCCAGAGGGTGCTGTAGAAGCTGCCCATGCTTTGGCTAAAGCCAACGAAAAAGAAGGCTGGCTTTTTACCCTGGATTTCCCGAGCTATCTTCCTTTTGTCACTTATGCCGACAATCGGGAACTTCGCAAAGAAATTACCCTCGCCGCAGGCCGTAAAGCTTTTCAGGATAACGAGCACAACAACGTGGACAATGTCCTTAAAATTGTAAAACTGCGCTTCGAACGGGCTAACTTATTAGGCTACGCCACCCATGCAGACTTTGTCCTTGCCGAACGTATGGCGCAAAACCCAAGTAAAGTCACCGAATTCCTAAACGACCTACTTGGAAAAGCGAAACCAGCGGCAGTGAAAGAATTTGCAGAATTATCCCAATTTGCAAAAAACATGCATGGCATAGACCAATTGGAAAAATGGGATGGCGCCTATTATGCCGAAAAGCTGAAACAGGAACGCTTTAATTTGGACGATGAAAAGCTCAAACCTTATTTCAAACTCGAAAATGTCTTACAAGGTGCATTTGAAGTAGCCCATCGCTTGTTTGGCATCAACTTCAAGGAAGTCGATACAATAGATACCTACCACGAAGAAGTACAAACATTTGAGGTCAGTAAAGACAACGGTGAATTAGTCGCTATCTTCTATGCCGATTTCTTCCCGCGTAAAGGAAAGAGAAATGGGGCCTGGATGACATCTTTCAAGCCACAGTACATTCAACAGGGTAAACAAGAACGTCCGCATGTCTCCATTGTTTGCAATTTTACACGTCCTACAGCTTCAAAACCTTCGCTGTTGACCTTTCAGGAAGTGACCACATTATTTCACGAATTTGGACATGCCCTACATGGTATGCTAGCTGATAGCACTTATCCTACACTATCTGGAACCTCTGTATATTGGGATTTTGTCGAGTTACCGAGTCAGGTGATGGAAAACTGGTGCTACGAAAAAGAAGCTCTTGAGCTATTTGCCAAACACTATGAAACTGGCGAAGTGATTCCGATTGAACTTGTCGAAAAGATCCGCGAAAGCGCTTCATTTCTTGAGGGTATGGCAACAATGCGCCAATTGAGCTTTGGTCTATTGGATATGGGCTGGCATGGACAGGATCCAACCGCGATCTCGGATCTGAAAGCATTCGAAGATCAACAGTTTGCCTCGACAAAACTCTATCCCGATGTCAAGGACAATGCCATGAGCACAGCCTTCTCCCATATTTTCAATGGCGGTTATTCTTCGGGCTATTACAGCTATAAATGGGCCGAAGTACTGGATGCCGATGCATTTGACTACTTTAAACAAAACGGTATTTTCAATAAGGAAATCGCAACCAAATTCAAGGATAATATTCTTTCAAAAGGTGGAACCGAACATCCAATGGTTCTTTACAAACGTTTCCGGGGACAAGAACCTTCGGTAGAACCTTTGTTGAAAAGGGCTGGATTGATCAAATAA